The window GACGCTGCCGACGACGTTGGCGAAGGCGTAGAAGCCCGCGCCGGTCTCGGTGAGCCGCAGCGTCTCGTAGGAGAAGGTCGAGTACGTGGTCAGGGCCCCGCACAGTCCGGTGCCGGCGAGCAGTTGCAGACGCGGTCCGGCGACGCCCGCGGCCGCCGCGCCGGTCAGCAGGCCGAGGATAAGGCAGCCGGTGACGTTCACGACGAAGGTGCCCCAGGGGAACACCGAGTCGTGCCGGGACTGCACCGCGCGGTCGGTGAGGTAGCGCAGGGGTGCACCGACCGCGGCCCCGAGGACCACCAGCAGCCAGTTCACGAGGGCTTCCCGCCCTCGACGTCCGCGGCGCCGAGTCCGGCCGCGCGGGCGACGTACCGGATGACCTCGCAGTCGTCGAGTATCACCAGCCCCTGGGCGACCAGTTCGTCCAGTTGCGGAAGGAACGCCCGCAACCGCTCCTCGGTGTCCACGATCACCACCGCCACCGGCAGGTCCTCGCTCAACGACAGCAGCCGGGAGGTGTGGATCAGGGAGTTCGCGCCGAACCCCTCCACACCGCGGAAGACGCTGGCGCCCGCGAGGCCCGCCGCATGGGCCCGGTGGACGATCTCCGAGTACAGGGGTCGGTGGTGCCAGGTGTCGTTCTCTCCGATGAAGACGGTCACGCGCAGCGCGCTGCCGGTGAGCCTGGTCATGGCTGCCTCCACTTCAGAACACGGCGGGCCGCCGTCATGGCCAGCCACACCGCAGCGAGCGCCGCGCACGGGGTCGCGGCGAGGTACGCCAGCCCGGTACGGGCGTGGCCGGAGTCCACCAGTCGCTGGATGTCGACGGTGTAGGTGGAGAAGGTGGTGAAGCCGCCGAGCACGCCGGTGCCGAAGAAGGGGCGGACCAGCCTGTGGGCGGCCCATACATCGGTGATGACCACCATGAAGACGCCGATCACCGCGCAGCCGGAGGCGTTGATCCAGAAGATCGCCCAGGGGAAGCCGCCGGCCGGAGTCGGCAGCCACTGCGAGACGGTGTACCGGGCGGTGGCCCCGAGCGCGCCGCCCAGTGCCACCACGGCGACCACCTGCGCCTGCTCCCGCCAGGCTCGCCACCGCGTGGGGCCGTTCCGCTCCCGAAGGTTCTCTTCGTCCGGAACAGTCATGCTCGTACGTCTCCTGCTCGCCCGCGCCCGGACATGCCGGAGCGCTCTTTTGACGCGAGTAGGGACCGTTGGCGGCACGAGTGCCACGGTTTCGGTACGGCGGGCCCCACCGCCGCGCCGCGAATTCCTCGCGGCCGGGCTACAGGCTAACGCGACCGGATCCGCACCGCACACGCCCGGCGGGGTGTGTACGGCGAGCCGGGTGACGCCGTCCCCGGCAGGCGCCCGGCAACCGGTCAGGATCGAAGAAGCCGCACGGCGCCCGCCCGTTCTAGCGTGGAACCACCGACGCAGCCGTCGGGCCGCGGCGCCTCCGCCGCGTGCGGAGCCGCGTACGTCCGCATATCGATCCGAACAGCGATCCGAACAGCAAGGAGTTCGCCATGACCGCGGGCCTGAAGACGATCATCTACCCCGTGAAGGACCTCGACCGGGCGAAGGCCCTGTTCAGCGCGCTGCTGGAGGTCGAGCCGTACGCCGACGCGCCCTACTACGTCGGGTTCAAGGACGCCGGGCAGGACGTGGGGCTCGACCCGAACGGGCACGCCAAGGGAATGACCGGACCGGTGCCGTACTGGCACGTCGACGACATCAGGGCCCGGCTGGCGGCGCTGGTGGCCGCGGGCGCCGAGGTGCTCCAGGACGTGCAGGACGTGGGCGGCGGCCGGCTGATCGCCTCGGCGAGGGACGCCGACGGCAACCTCATCGGCCTTCTCCAGGACGCCTGAGAGCCCGCCGCCGCGGAGGTCGGTGCCGCGAAGGTCGGTGCCACGGTGGTGCCTGCCACGGTGGTGCCTGCCGCGGTGGTGCGTGCCGCGGTGGTGCCTGCCACGGTGGTGCCTGCCGCGGTGGTGCGTGCCGCGGTGGTACGTGCCGCGCCCACCGCGGTCGGCGGTTCCCGCCGGTCCTCGCGGTGCCGCTCAGCCGTAGGGCCGGGCCAGCAGGCTGCGGACTCCCTCCGAGGTGAGCGTCAGACCGTGCGGCGAATTGGCGTCTATGGTCAGCGACAGGTCGTCGGCCGGCCACTGGGACGCGAGCGCGCCGAGCGGCACCAGGCGGTAGCGGGAGACGAAGGGCAGCAGGTCGGACATCTCCAGTTCGGAGGTGAACACCGGCACCACCGGCGCCCCGCCCGGCTGTTCGAGAACGGGCAGGGCCACCGCCGTGGGATTGGTGGCGTCCTCCTCGCTCGCGTCGTCGGGCACGGGGACCAGTACGTCGCTGCTCGCGAGCGTCTCCAGTGCCACCGTGTCCTCGGCGTTCTCGGCAAGCACGTCCAGCGCTTGCTGGGCGGGCGTCG of the Streptomyces sp. NBC_01788 genome contains:
- a CDS encoding VOC family protein produces the protein MTAGLKTIIYPVKDLDRAKALFSALLEVEPYADAPYYVGFKDAGQDVGLDPNGHAKGMTGPVPYWHVDDIRARLAALVAAGAEVLQDVQDVGGGRLIASARDADGNLIGLLQDA
- a CDS encoding DUF190 domain-containing protein, encoding MTRLTGSALRVTVFIGENDTWHHRPLYSEIVHRAHAAGLAGASVFRGVEGFGANSLIHTSRLLSLSEDLPVAVVIVDTEERLRAFLPQLDELVAQGLVILDDCEVIRYVARAAGLGAADVEGGKPS
- the crcB gene encoding fluoride efflux transporter CrcB produces the protein MTVPDEENLRERNGPTRWRAWREQAQVVAVVALGGALGATARYTVSQWLPTPAGGFPWAIFWINASGCAVIGVFMVVITDVWAAHRLVRPFFGTGVLGGFTTFSTYTVDIQRLVDSGHARTGLAYLAATPCAALAAVWLAMTAARRVLKWRQP
- a CDS encoding SseB family protein; this translates as MQTPANDNTPTPAQQALDVLAENAEDTVALETLASSDVLVPVPDDASEEDATNPTAVALPVLEQPGGAPVVPVFTSELEMSDLLPFVSRYRLVPLGALASQWPADDLSLTIDANSPHGLTLTSEGVRSLLARPYG
- the crcB gene encoding fluoride efflux transporter CrcB, with the protein product MNWLLVVLGAAVGAPLRYLTDRAVQSRHDSVFPWGTFVVNVTGCLILGLLTGAAAAGVAGPRLQLLAGTGLCGALTTYSTFSYETLRLTETGAGFYAFANVVGSVGAGLGAAFAGAWVADGF